One stretch of Aquificaceae bacterium DNA includes these proteins:
- a CDS encoding MTH1187 family thiamine-binding protein: MSVLVFVSMTPLGKGESVSEYVARVVDIVDRSGLPYVLTPMGTIIEGETWEEVMSVLKEGFEALRKDCPRISITMKIDYREGKSGRLFSKVKSVEDKLGREIRKAT; this comes from the coding sequence ATGAGCGTGCTTGTGTTCGTGAGTATGACGCCTCTGGGGAAGGGTGAGAGCGTCAGTGAGTATGTGGCAAGGGTTGTGGACATAGTGGACAGGTCTGGACTTCCCTATGTGCTCACTCCCATGGGAACCATAATAGAGGGAGAAACATGGGAAGAGGTCATGTCTGTGCTAAAAGAAGGCTTTGAGGCTCTCAGGAAGGACTGCCCTCGCATATCCATAACCATGAAGATAGACTACAGAGAAGGCAAATCCGGAAGGCTTTTCAGCAAGGTAAAATCTGTGGAAGATAAGCTGGGAAGAGAGATAAGGAAGGCAACCTAA
- a CDS encoding dihydroorotate dehydrogenase electron transfer subunit, translating into MKDLFCRVVKNRHIRGRLFLLELHAPEIAKEVKAGQFVMLGVSPTLDPLGRRAFAVADVRDERLLIFYDLVGKGTGLLSAVKEGEGLPTFGPLGKGLFPQEGDKHLLLGGGVGLAGLSLLGKELRAKGKRVVFVYAGRSEEHLGMEDWLKEEGFDYILYTEDGSRGRKGLITDALREFDITWVVHACGPKGMLRALKNMNTGHNMYFSLESRMACGWGVCLGCVVKTPEGYRRVCYEGPVLPAGEVLF; encoded by the coding sequence ATGAAGGACCTTTTCTGTAGAGTTGTCAAAAACAGACATATCAGAGGAAGGCTGTTCCTGCTTGAGCTCCACGCACCCGAGATTGCTAAGGAAGTAAAGGCGGGACAGTTTGTGATGCTGGGAGTTTCTCCCACCCTTGACCCTCTGGGAAGAAGGGCCTTTGCGGTGGCAGATGTAAGGGATGAAAGGCTTCTAATATTTTACGACCTTGTGGGGAAAGGGACAGGACTGCTCTCTGCGGTGAAGGAGGGAGAAGGGCTTCCCACATTTGGACCCCTCGGTAAAGGGCTTTTTCCACAGGAGGGGGATAAACATCTTCTTCTGGGTGGAGGTGTGGGGCTTGCAGGGCTTAGCCTTCTCGGTAAAGAATTGAGAGCAAAAGGTAAGAGGGTAGTCTTTGTCTACGCTGGCAGGTCTGAAGAGCATCTTGGTATGGAAGACTGGCTGAAGGAGGAGGGTTTTGATTACATACTATACACGGAGGATGGAAGTAGGGGCAGAAAGGGCCTGATAACGGATGCACTCAGAGAATTTGACATCACCTGGGTGGTTCATGCCTGCGGACCAAAGGGTATGCTGAGGGCTCTGAAAAACATGAACACTGGACATAACATGTATTTTTCCCTTGAAAGCAGAATGGCATGCGGGTGGGGCGTGTGCCTGGGATGCGTGGTGAAAACCCCAGAAGGCTACAGGAGGGTATGCTACGAAGGACCTGTATTGCCTGCAGGGGAGGTGCTCTTCTGA
- a CDS encoding ABC transporter permease, with amino-acid sequence MRLTFPLTIIGFFLFLALFADILAPYPYSLQNRKAPFHPPTRIHIFKDGGLTFPYVHPYRMRDPLFKVYEEDRNVACRLRLFSKTEHGYRLLSVEEPCHLYLLGTDKLGRDILSRLIYGSRVSLTIGLVGVSITFLLGSLIGGISGYFGGRIDTAIMRLVEVLLAIPTFYLMLSLRSVFPLTMESFQVFLMVIFILSFLGWAGLARVVRGMVLSIREKEFVQSARSYGAGTLRILRVHILPNTYYYLIVSATLSFPGYILAEASLSFLGLGIQEPFPSWGNMLSDARNVNLVLAHPWILSPGVALFLLVIAFNLLGDNLLKGGRR; translated from the coding sequence GTGAGGCTCACCTTTCCCCTCACCATAATAGGCTTTTTCCTCTTCCTTGCCTTATTTGCGGACATTCTTGCTCCCTATCCTTATTCCCTCCAGAACAGAAAGGCGCCCTTTCACCCACCCACAAGGATACACATCTTCAAGGATGGAGGGCTTACTTTTCCGTATGTTCATCCCTACAGGATGAGGGACCCACTCTTCAAGGTTTACGAAGAGGACAGAAATGTTGCCTGCAGGCTAAGGCTTTTCAGCAAAACAGAGCATGGATACAGGCTTCTTTCTGTTGAAGAGCCATGCCATCTATATCTGCTTGGAACGGACAAGCTGGGGAGAGATATTCTAAGCAGGCTCATATACGGCTCAAGGGTTTCTCTGACCATAGGTCTTGTGGGGGTTAGCATAACCTTCCTTCTGGGCAGCCTTATAGGCGGCATTTCTGGATACTTCGGGGGGAGGATAGACACAGCAATAATGAGGCTTGTGGAGGTGCTTTTAGCTATACCCACCTTCTATCTCATGCTTTCCCTGAGGTCTGTTTTCCCGCTGACCATGGAGAGCTTTCAGGTCTTTCTCATGGTTATATTTATCCTGTCCTTTCTTGGGTGGGCAGGGCTTGCAAGGGTCGTGAGGGGTATGGTGCTTTCCATAAGGGAGAAGGAGTTCGTCCAGTCTGCCAGAAGCTATGGTGCAGGAACCTTGAGAATTCTGAGAGTTCACATTCTGCCAAACACCTACTACTATCTGATAGTCTCTGCAACTCTCTCATTCCCTGGCTACATTCTGGCTGAGGCATCCCTTAGCTTTCTTGGTCTTGGCATTCAGGAGCCCTTTCCCAGCTGGGGAAACATGCTCTCTGACGCAAGGAATGTAAACCTTGTGCTTGCCCATCCATGGATACTATCTCCGGGCGTTGCCCTCTTTCTTCTTGTAATAGCCTTCAACCTTCTCGGTGATAATCTTCTAAAGGGTGGCAGAAGATGA